In the genome of Cydia splendana chromosome 12, ilCydSple1.2, whole genome shotgun sequence, the window CCAAAGGTTGTttgcaatatttatttaatgtacctaagtaaacaaataaatatttattcggcCTGGTGGGCCTGATATAACTGTGTGAGAGACGATAATTGCATAATTGGGATAGACCACTGAACTAGAATAACTCTGGTACCTATTCATGTATGTAAGAAGAAAAAACATATTAGCTGCGCTGAAAAGAATGACAGTAAGGACAAACAAATGATTAATGAATGGGGTACAAACAAGAATAATTATTTACAGACGACCAAGGAATCGTTTTAACATTGCATATAACCTCGTCTGGTTTAACAATTAATTGGCTGTAAAACACGATGACCAGCACAGTATTAATGGCTATTTTATTGACACTGTGACCACCGTTAACAATCAAAACAGCCTTTACCTACAAGTCATTATTATTGTACACTTTACAATTATCTTATTATTACAAGGTATACCCTTGAACTGTTCTTTATCATCGGAAGGCGCCGGGAACGATTTCGATGCTATCAAAGGACGAATGGAGGGTTAAAACGAGTACCTAGtttcaaaatatgtatacattttttttaccttaTTACAAAGTAACCTGTGTTAAAGTGTATCAATAAAACGTTAAGAGTTATTTTCGGTGCAAGGATTCTATTGCCGCTTCAAATAAATGAGGTTTATTTTAAGCCACATGTTTAATTTTAAACAGTAGTTACTTATGCTACTCAGGTTTGTTTGTACATGTCTCTGATGTTTCAGGAAATTGGCAATTATCTGTACTATATCCGATGAATTCAGCTGAAAGTGACTGAAGTAATTAATATGTTGGTGAAGTTTACAATCAAATTAAATAGGGCCCCGTTCATTCAACAAATGGGCTACCATTTGTCTTCCTTGTTCCTCGTATAATTACTCTAAAatagttgtaggtacctacctaccagtGATTATATTTTCTTGgtaccttacctacctactcgaATGGCAGCCACCTTATAGGTACTTGTCACTGTGACGAGTCGATTAGCCCAAGCTCTTATTTGAACGAATTTCTCCACGTGTAGGGGTAATTTTCAGCTCGACTTCGTAAACAATGACACAACACTATTTAACCAGAAATAAAATGGTGTAAGATAGTTATACCTACTGCATTGAGTTTTCGTTAGTAAAATCCCATACACCAtacacctacctacctatatatactTTAGGTGACTTCTATAGAAACAGCTTCTGGTGGTTAAGTGAGAGTGAtcgatttttttacatattttcattCGCGGTTATAATGAAATTCTGTATCTACagaataataatattacttttCTTTATTTCCAGGTCCGTAGAAGACTCGAAGAAAGAAACAATATTCACAGTCGCACCTCTCACAAAGGAGTCCAAATTCAGACGGCACATAAGGTCCATGTCGGACGTCCAGAGCAGCACACCCTACAAACTAGCCTTCAGGTCAAGACAGGGCAGCACACACACGCTCATGTACGACTCCGACACGAGAGCGAGACGGATCCGGTCCTACAATCTCCACAAACAACAGGAGTCCTCCGATTCCAGCGACTACGTGGAACCGAGGAAACTCCGAAGCATAGAACACAACATACTTAAGCACACAGATTCCATGAGAATCCTATAGGATCTGATTTATTTTACGTTGAGGCTGTACCGTCTAGTTACACTAGATCGGGATCATGCCGGACTCACTGTGTTCTATAGGACCGGATAGTTTTGCTGCACAAAACGAGGGAGGGCCGGCGTGATTCTATGGAATAGACTTTTGTGATTCCTTTTATGAGACTGTGATGAGGTAgaatatttagtttttagttaagtCAGTAAGGATAAGTATTCTAATAGAATACCAATAATGTGATTTAGAGAGTACGATAGTGATACCATTTTTTAATGATGATTATGTTTAAGGATGGTGTTAAAAAATGACTAATGTTGATTTGAACAGTTCCACACAAAAGAGAACGTACTTCTTAATCCCCTTCAAaattttaagataatttagaaatttattaagtatatttcCTAAAGGTTTTAACTTCGTGATTACAGTTCCAATTTAAACCACATTTAAAAAGTTCGAACGGAGCTTTAGATTTTTGTGCCATGATGtagattttttaataattttcaaaatgttaggtatgtataattaattattctgtTCTTTTTTGATAAACTTTGTCTTAGATACAGTTTACTTTTTAATGCTGCCT includes:
- the LOC134795580 gene encoding uncharacterized protein LOC134795580, producing MSEFSLSKQWVREEAAMESCYKLYTWINHTLLMLLIQIFWKMSQISDYFKEKSVEDSKKETIFTVAPLTKESKFRRHIRSMSDVQSSTPYKLAFRSRQGSTHTLMYDSDTRARRIRSYNLHKQQESSDSSDYVEPRKLRSIEHNILKHTDSMRIL